From one Variovorax sp. PBL-H6 genomic stretch:
- a CDS encoding TatD family hydrolase encodes MAVFVDTHCHLDAPEFGGEMPAVRARAAQRNVALCVIPAVAVANFARVRELAHAQDDAYALGIHPLCTNEAQDEHLAQLDAELARRREDPRLVAVGEIGLDFFVPGLDPAWQAHVFHTQLQLARKHGLPVIIHVRRSVDQVLKHLRQVAPEGHWHGIAHAFNGSIQQAQACLALGLKLGFGGALTFERALQLRRLATELPLEAIVLETDSPDIQPQWLYRTQAQRAAGEPQGRNEPGELPRIAEVLAGLRGITVEALAAATTHNAVDALPRLSALMGVSADRRGST; translated from the coding sequence ATGGCTGTCTTCGTCGATACCCATTGCCACCTGGATGCCCCGGAGTTCGGCGGCGAGATGCCCGCCGTGCGCGCGCGCGCGGCCCAACGCAACGTGGCGCTTTGCGTGATTCCGGCGGTGGCCGTCGCGAATTTCGCAAGGGTGCGCGAGCTCGCGCATGCGCAGGACGACGCCTACGCACTCGGCATCCATCCGCTGTGTACCAACGAGGCGCAGGATGAGCATCTTGCGCAGCTCGATGCGGAGCTCGCGCGCCGCCGCGAGGACCCGCGCCTCGTCGCAGTGGGCGAGATCGGGCTCGACTTCTTCGTCCCCGGGCTCGATCCGGCGTGGCAGGCGCACGTCTTTCACACACAGTTGCAGCTTGCCCGCAAGCACGGGCTGCCGGTGATCATTCATGTGCGTCGCTCGGTGGACCAGGTGCTCAAGCATCTGCGCCAGGTGGCGCCCGAGGGGCATTGGCACGGTATCGCCCACGCCTTCAACGGCAGCATTCAGCAGGCGCAGGCCTGTCTCGCGCTCGGGTTGAAGCTGGGCTTTGGCGGTGCCCTGACCTTCGAGCGCGCGCTGCAGCTGCGCCGCCTCGCGACCGAGCTGCCGCTGGAGGCGATCGTGCTCGAGACCGACTCGCCCGACATCCAGCCCCAGTGGCTCTATCGCACGCAAGCGCAGCGCGCCGCGGGCGAGCCGCAGGGCCGCAACGAGCCCGGCGAACTGCCCCGCATCGCCGAGGTCCTGGCAGGGCTGCGCGGGATCACGGTCGAAGCACTGGCCGCAGCCACCACCCACAACGCGGTCGACGCGCTGCCGCGTCTGTCGGCGCTGATGGGCGTGTCGGCAGATCGCCGGGGAAGCACGTAG
- a CDS encoding Bug family tripartite tricarboxylate transporter substrate binding protein, whose product MKRSSFLRAGALALCATAWPAAFAQQSYPNKPIRLIVPFPASGATDLFARTLSQKMGEKLGTTLVIDNKPGAGGAIGSDLAAKAPADGYTLLLATTSTHSIGPAINPKLPYDTVRDFAPIAHVGDAPSIMLVPNSSPAKTVREWIDYAKKNPGKLNYASSGNGTIVQLTAELFKSQAGVFVTHIPYKGTALAIPDLISGKVDVLFDALPTGMPHVRDGRLRALGVTSLKRSPLAPELPAIADVLPGFESNTWFGLYGPKGLPADLVARVNAAANEAVSDPEVRDKLSRLGIEPATGTPAQFAAMVAQDAAKWKKIIIERKIISE is encoded by the coding sequence CTGAAGAGATCCTCCTTTCTTCGCGCCGGCGCCCTCGCGCTGTGCGCCACTGCATGGCCCGCCGCGTTCGCGCAGCAGTCCTATCCCAACAAGCCGATCCGCCTGATCGTGCCTTTCCCGGCCAGTGGTGCCACCGATCTTTTCGCGCGCACCCTGTCGCAGAAGATGGGCGAGAAGCTCGGCACGACGCTGGTGATCGACAACAAGCCGGGTGCCGGCGGCGCGATCGGTTCCGACCTCGCGGCCAAGGCGCCGGCCGACGGCTATACGCTGCTCCTGGCCACCACCAGCACGCATTCGATCGGGCCCGCGATCAACCCGAAGCTCCCCTACGACACGGTGCGCGATTTCGCGCCCATCGCGCATGTGGGCGATGCGCCCAGCATCATGCTGGTGCCCAACAGCTCGCCGGCGAAGACGGTGCGCGAATGGATCGACTACGCCAAGAAGAACCCCGGCAAGCTCAACTACGCCTCCAGCGGCAACGGCACCATCGTCCAGCTCACGGCGGAGCTCTTCAAGTCGCAGGCCGGCGTGTTCGTCACCCACATTCCCTACAAGGGCACGGCGCTCGCGATTCCCGACCTGATCAGCGGCAAGGTGGACGTGCTCTTCGACGCGCTGCCTACCGGCATGCCACACGTGCGCGACGGCCGCCTGCGCGCCCTGGGGGTGACCTCGCTGAAGCGCAGTCCGCTGGCACCCGAGCTCCCGGCGATCGCGGACGTGCTGCCGGGCTTCGAATCGAACACCTGGTTCGGCCTCTACGGGCCGAAAGGACTGCCGGCCGACCTCGTCGCGCGCGTCAATGCCGCGGCCAACGAGGCGGTGAGCGATCCGGAAGTGCGCGACAAGCTTTCCAGGTTGGGCATCGAGCCGGCCACCGGAACGCCCGCGCAGTTCGCGGCGATGGTGGCGCAGGACGCTGCCAAGTGGAAGAAGATCATCATCGAACGCAAAATCATCAGCGAGTGA
- a CDS encoding GspE/PulE family protein — translation MSAVTSPASAASARPEGPLNLRHLIEWLAKDRVISPEEAKRTMTRCAQAESRQPPLVRLANVAMTRQADGKPLDLEMLTEWLAGRAGLAYLRIDPLRVDVGKVADTMSAAYAERHKVLPVQVTPTEVVVATAEPFLTDWIAEVERQSRRQVRRVVANPTDIQRYTAEFFSLAKSVRAAQKAGGSAGGASFEQLVELGKSNKQLDANDQSVVQVVDWLWQYAFDQRASDIHLEPRRDQGVIRFRIDGVLHPAYQMPMGVMNAMVSRIKLLGRMDVVEKRRPLDGRIKTRRLRTPTLGADASSLPPEGAPPRGGPSAAAAYDEVEMRLSTLPTAFGEKMVMRIFDPDTAVKDLDALGFAQHDAQRWEQLVTRPHGIILVTGPTGSGKTTTLYSTLKRVATEEVNVSTIEDPIEMIEPSFNQTQVQPQLDFGFTEGLRALMRQDPDIIMVGEVRDLATAEMAVQAALTGHLVFSTLHTNDAPSAITRLMELGVPNYLINATMLGVLAQRLVRTLCPHCKAPDESVTREQLGAFVKPWQITGSVRAYKPVGCVDCRMTGYRGRMGLYELLTVSEPFKTLVDKEPNTVALRHQAVVDGMRPLRLAGALRVAEGLTTVDEVLSATPPLE, via the coding sequence ATGAGCGCAGTGACTTCTCCCGCATCCGCCGCGTCTGCCCGTCCCGAAGGGCCGCTCAACCTGCGGCACCTGATCGAATGGCTTGCCAAGGACCGCGTGATCTCGCCCGAGGAGGCCAAGCGCACGATGACGCGGTGCGCGCAGGCCGAGAGCCGCCAGCCCCCGCTGGTGCGCCTGGCCAATGTCGCGATGACGCGGCAGGCCGATGGCAAGCCGCTCGATCTGGAGATGCTGACCGAATGGCTGGCCGGCCGCGCCGGGCTGGCCTACCTGCGCATCGACCCGTTGCGCGTCGATGTCGGCAAGGTGGCCGACACCATGAGCGCCGCCTATGCCGAGCGCCACAAGGTGCTGCCGGTGCAGGTCACGCCGACCGAGGTGGTGGTGGCGACGGCCGAGCCCTTCCTCACCGACTGGATCGCCGAGGTGGAGCGCCAGTCCCGCCGCCAGGTGCGGCGCGTTGTGGCGAACCCGACCGACATCCAGCGCTACACCGCCGAGTTCTTCTCGCTGGCAAAGTCGGTGCGGGCGGCGCAGAAGGCCGGCGGCAGCGCGGGCGGCGCGAGCTTCGAGCAACTGGTCGAGTTGGGCAAGAGCAACAAGCAGCTCGACGCCAACGACCAGAGCGTGGTGCAGGTGGTCGACTGGCTATGGCAGTACGCCTTCGACCAGCGGGCCAGCGACATTCACCTGGAGCCGCGGCGCGACCAGGGCGTGATCCGCTTCCGGATCGATGGCGTGCTGCACCCGGCCTACCAGATGCCGATGGGCGTGATGAATGCGATGGTGTCGCGCATCAAGCTGCTGGGGCGCATGGACGTGGTCGAGAAGCGCCGCCCGCTAGATGGACGGATCAAAACCCGAAGGCTTCGGACCCCCACGCTCGGCGCTGACGCGTCCTCCCTGCCCCCCGAGGGGGCTCCGCCTCGGGGCGGCCCGTCAGCGGCTGCCGCGTACGACGAGGTCGAGATGCGGCTTTCGACCTTGCCCACCGCCTTCGGCGAGAAGATGGTGATGCGCATCTTCGACCCCGACACGGCGGTCAAGGATCTCGATGCACTGGGCTTCGCGCAGCACGACGCGCAGCGCTGGGAGCAGTTGGTGACGCGCCCGCACGGCATCATCCTGGTGACCGGACCGACCGGCTCGGGCAAGACCACCACGCTCTACTCGACGCTCAAGCGGGTCGCGACGGAGGAGGTCAACGTCAGCACCATCGAGGACCCGATCGAGATGATCGAGCCCTCCTTCAACCAGACGCAGGTGCAGCCGCAACTGGACTTCGGCTTTACCGAAGGCCTGCGCGCGCTGATGCGGCAGGACCCGGACATCATCATGGTGGGCGAGGTGCGCGACCTCGCCACCGCCGAGATGGCGGTGCAGGCCGCGCTCACCGGCCACCTGGTCTTCAGCACGCTGCACACCAACGACGCGCCCAGCGCGATCACGCGGTTGATGGAGCTGGGCGTGCCCAACTACCTGATCAACGCCACCATGCTCGGCGTGCTGGCGCAGCGACTGGTGCGCACGTTGTGCCCGCATTGCAAGGCGCCCGACGAGAGCGTCACGCGCGAGCAGCTCGGCGCGTTCGTCAAGCCCTGGCAGATCACCGGCTCGGTGCGTGCGTACAAGCCGGTCGGCTGCGTCGATTGCCGCATGACGGGCTACCGCGGCCGCATGGGCCTGTACGAGCTGCTCACCGTGAGCGAGCCTTTCAAGACGCTGGTCGACAAGGAGCCGAACACGGTGGCGCTGCGGCACCAGGCCGTGGTCGACGGCATGCGGCCGCTGCGCCTGGCCGGTGCCCTGCGCGTGGCCGAAGGGCTGACCACGGTGGATGAAGTGCTGAGCGCCACACCACCGCTCGAATAG
- a CDS encoding DNA-deoxyinosine glycosylase → MNRPDVFPLQTQAVLTGLAPIVSEATVLLILGSFPGARSIEQQQYYAHPQNQFWRILQAIWPHNPLPTGGDSYQRRSDWLLARGLGVWDVYGRCRREGSLDAAIRDAVPNDIASLRLPALAAIAHNGGESFRHARHTRTLGVPVHRLPSSSPAHASWSFERKSAAWREVIAQYLPVP, encoded by the coding sequence ATGAATCGACCCGACGTGTTTCCGTTGCAGACGCAAGCCGTGCTCACCGGACTGGCGCCCATCGTGTCGGAAGCCACGGTGCTGTTGATTCTCGGCAGCTTTCCAGGCGCCCGGTCGATCGAGCAGCAGCAGTACTATGCGCACCCACAAAATCAATTCTGGAGAATCTTGCAAGCCATCTGGCCTCATAACCCGCTGCCTACGGGGGGCGACAGCTATCAGAGGCGCAGCGACTGGCTGCTCGCGCGCGGGCTCGGCGTGTGGGACGTGTACGGGCGCTGTCGGCGAGAGGGCAGCCTCGATGCGGCGATCCGCGACGCCGTGCCGAACGACATCGCCAGCCTGCGCCTGCCGGCTCTCGCCGCCATCGCGCACAACGGCGGCGAGAGCTTCAGGCATGCGCGGCACACGCGCACGCTGGGCGTGCCGGTGCATCGCCTGCCCTCGTCCAGTCCCGCGCATGCATCGTGGAGCTTCGAACGCAAGTCGGCGGCATGGCGCGAGGTGATCGCGCAGTACCTGCCCGTCCCATGA
- a CDS encoding tripartite tricarboxylate transporter permease has protein sequence MDLINNLTIGFTAAVTVQNLIYAFVGCLLGTLIGVLPGIGPVATIAMLLPATYALPPVAALIMLAGIYYGSQYGGSTTAILVNLPGESSSVVTVIDGHQMAKQGRAGPALAAAGLGSFFAGCVGTLILAAFAPPLTELAFKFGPAEYFSLMVLGLIGAVVLASGSLLKAICMIVLGLLIGLVGTDVNSGVARYSFDIPELTDGIGFIVIAMGVFGYGEIIANLSRPEEERQVFTAEVHGLWPTKADFKNGFPAVLRGTALGSSLGILPGGGALLSAFAAYTLEKKMKLKAGEIPFGKGNIRGVAGPEAANNAGAQTSFIPLLTLGIPPNPVMALMVGAMTIHNIQPGPQVMTSNPELFWGLIASMWIGNLMLIILNLPLIGIWIKLLSIPYRWLFPAIVLFCAIGVYSTNNNTFDVWMVAIFGVVGYMFIKLGCEPAPLLLGLILGPMMEENLRRALLLSRGAWSVFVTRPISAGLLVAAALMVVIVLLPAVKSKREEAFVEAD, from the coding sequence ATGGATCTCATCAACAACCTGACCATCGGCTTCACCGCGGCCGTCACGGTCCAGAACCTGATCTACGCCTTCGTCGGCTGCCTTCTTGGCACGCTGATCGGCGTGCTCCCGGGCATCGGCCCGGTCGCCACCATCGCCATGCTGCTGCCGGCCACTTACGCGCTGCCGCCCGTGGCCGCGCTCATCATGCTGGCAGGCATCTACTACGGCTCGCAGTACGGCGGCTCCACCACCGCCATCCTGGTCAACCTGCCAGGCGAATCGTCATCGGTGGTGACGGTGATCGACGGGCACCAGATGGCCAAGCAGGGGAGGGCCGGTCCAGCCCTCGCGGCGGCCGGCCTGGGCTCCTTCTTCGCAGGCTGTGTCGGCACCCTGATCCTGGCCGCCTTCGCGCCGCCCCTGACCGAGCTGGCCTTCAAGTTCGGCCCGGCCGAGTACTTCTCGCTGATGGTGCTGGGCCTGATCGGCGCCGTGGTGCTCGCCTCGGGCTCGCTGCTCAAGGCCATCTGCATGATCGTGCTGGGCCTGCTGATCGGGCTGGTCGGCACCGACGTGAACTCGGGCGTGGCGCGCTACAGCTTCGATATTCCCGAGCTCACCGACGGCATCGGCTTCATCGTGATCGCGATGGGCGTGTTCGGCTACGGCGAGATCATCGCCAACCTGTCGCGTCCCGAGGAAGAACGGCAGGTCTTCACCGCCGAGGTGCACGGGCTCTGGCCGACCAAGGCCGACTTCAAGAACGGCTTCCCCGCCGTCCTGCGCGGCACGGCGCTGGGCTCCTCGCTCGGCATCCTGCCTGGCGGTGGCGCGCTGCTGTCGGCCTTCGCGGCGTACACGCTCGAGAAGAAGATGAAGCTCAAGGCGGGCGAGATTCCCTTCGGCAAGGGCAACATCCGCGGCGTGGCCGGCCCGGAGGCGGCCAACAACGCGGGCGCGCAGACTTCCTTCATCCCGCTGCTGACGCTGGGCATTCCGCCGAACCCGGTGATGGCGCTGATGGTCGGCGCGATGACCATCCACAACATCCAGCCCGGCCCGCAGGTGATGACCAGCAACCCGGAGCTCTTCTGGGGGCTGATCGCCTCGATGTGGATCGGCAACCTGATGCTGATCATCCTGAACCTGCCGCTGATCGGCATCTGGATCAAGCTGCTGTCGATTCCTTACCGCTGGCTGTTCCCGGCCATCGTGCTGTTCTGCGCGATCGGCGTGTACTCGACCAACAACAACACCTTCGACGTCTGGATGGTGGCGATCTTCGGTGTGGTGGGCTACATGTTCATCAAGCTCGGCTGCGAGCCGGCGCCGCTGCTGCTGGGCCTCATCCTGGGGCCGATGATGGAAGAGAACCTGCGGCGCGCGCTGCTGTTGTCTCGTGGCGCGTGGAGCGTGTTCGTCACGCGGCCGATCTCGGCCGGGCTGCTGGTCGCGGCTGCGCTGATGGTGGTGATCGTGTTGCTGCCCGCGGTGAAGTCGAAACGCGAGGAAGCCTTCGTCGAGGCCGACTGA
- a CDS encoding DMT family transporter, with amino-acid sequence MSSVQAATGPHAYRHLGPGLALASLGAIAFSGKAIIVKLAYRYGVDAVTLIMLRMLFALPLFALMAWWAGRGKPPLTRRDWLGVMGLGFSGYYLSSFLDFAGLAYITASLERLMLYLNPTLVLLFGWIAYRRRITRWQMAGMAISYAGVLLVFGHEMSLGQSSAAAWGTLLVFLSAVSYAIYLVASGEFVKRLGSLRLVGLATGVACVLCIIQFVLLRPLDTVLQLAPEVIWLSVLNATVCTALPVLAVMMAIERIGPAMAAQTGMIGPMSTVVMGALILGEPFTAWIAAGTALVIAGIFVFTRTG; translated from the coding sequence ATGTCCTCTGTTCAGGCCGCTACCGGACCCCACGCGTACAGGCACCTCGGCCCCGGCCTGGCGCTTGCCTCTTTGGGCGCCATCGCCTTCAGCGGCAAGGCCATCATCGTCAAGCTGGCCTATCGCTACGGGGTGGACGCGGTCACGCTCATCATGCTCCGCATGCTGTTCGCGCTGCCGCTGTTTGCGCTCATGGCATGGTGGGCGGGGCGCGGCAAGCCGCCGCTCACGCGGCGCGACTGGTTGGGCGTGATGGGGCTGGGCTTCTCCGGCTATTACCTGTCCAGCTTTCTCGACTTCGCCGGCCTGGCCTACATCACGGCGAGCCTTGAGCGGCTCATGCTCTACCTCAACCCGACGCTGGTGCTGCTGTTCGGCTGGATCGCCTACCGCCGCCGCATCACGCGCTGGCAGATGGCCGGCATGGCGATCAGCTACGCCGGCGTGCTGCTGGTCTTCGGCCATGAAATGAGCCTCGGCCAGTCCAGCGCGGCTGCCTGGGGCACGCTGCTGGTGTTCCTGAGTGCGGTGAGCTACGCGATCTACCTGGTGGCCAGCGGCGAGTTCGTCAAGCGGCTCGGCTCGCTCCGGCTGGTCGGGCTGGCGACCGGCGTGGCCTGCGTGTTGTGCATCATCCAGTTTGTTCTGCTGCGCCCGTTGGACACCGTTCTGCAGTTGGCGCCCGAAGTGATCTGGCTCTCGGTGCTCAACGCGACCGTCTGTACCGCGCTGCCGGTGCTGGCGGTGATGATGGCCATCGAGCGCATCGGCCCCGCGATGGCCGCGCAAACCGGCATGATCGGGCCGATGTCGACCGTCGTGATGGGCGCGCTGATCCTCGGCGAACCCTTCACAGCGTGGATCGCGGCCGGCACTGCGCTGGTCATCGCCGGCATCTTTGTGTTCACACGAACGGGATGA
- a CDS encoding spermidine synthase: MKRALPEVNFSDFGDVRYLHLGTEWVQGSMKLDAPFEIELEYVQRMMAWLLFVDPADVAKRHAMQLGLGAASLTKFCRKALRMRTTAIELNPQVVAACRGWFKLPADDARLQVVVADAQTEIRKAAWQGTVDALQVDLYDHEAAAPVLDSEDFYADCRRLLTEDGCMTVNLFGRSSSYERSVEKIAAAFGEKALWAFRPTREGNTIVLAQRSPSRPKRPELAERAQSIQTRWGLPAPKWLRVFKPIADR; the protein is encoded by the coding sequence ATGAAGCGCGCCTTGCCCGAGGTCAACTTCTCCGACTTCGGGGATGTGCGCTACCTGCACCTGGGCACCGAATGGGTCCAGGGCTCGATGAAGCTGGATGCGCCCTTCGAGATCGAGCTCGAGTACGTGCAGCGCATGATGGCCTGGCTGCTCTTCGTCGACCCGGCGGACGTGGCCAAGCGCCACGCCATGCAGCTGGGCCTGGGCGCCGCCAGCCTCACCAAGTTTTGCCGCAAGGCGCTGCGCATGCGCACCACCGCCATCGAGCTCAACCCGCAGGTGGTGGCGGCCTGTCGCGGCTGGTTCAAGCTGCCGGCCGACGACGCCAGGCTGCAGGTGGTCGTGGCCGATGCGCAGACCGAAATCCGCAAGGCCGCGTGGCAGGGCACGGTCGATGCGCTGCAGGTCGACCTCTACGACCACGAGGCCGCGGCGCCGGTGCTCGACAGCGAGGACTTCTATGCCGACTGCCGCCGTCTGCTGACCGAGGACGGCTGCATGACGGTCAATCTCTTCGGCCGGTCCTCGAGCTACGAGCGCAGCGTCGAGAAGATTGCTGCCGCATTCGGCGAGAAGGCGCTGTGGGCTTTCCGGCCGACGCGCGAAGGCAACACCATCGTGCTGGCCCAGCGCAGTCCGAGCCGGCCCAAGCGGCCCGAGCTTGCCGAGCGCGCCCAAAGCATCCAGACTCGCTGGGGCCTGCCTGCACCGAAGTGGCTGCGGGTGTTCAAACCGATTGCCGACCGATGA
- a CDS encoding S1C family serine protease: MRRPAFYSRSPRTPLDDAADAGTPQQPDGSPGDASAPAAAPAAKRGWQPGRRSFALLLALSIGSAATSVALWPRQNIRQYTQKDIDAAVLRTLHTATLPSPAAKAAEIIRPSVVRVVGYGPEKKTPEAQTQKQGRNMAKGKAPEAQPDEPPGEVERGVGTGVVIVDKGIILTNLHVVAGAEKIKVTFADGLEAPAVITGVQPENDLAVLQAQKLPDDLIPAVMRSTADLQPGDQVAAVGFPFGIGPSVSAGVVSGLKRSFRSPEGKQELGNLIQFDAAANPGNSGGPLVNMNGEVLGIVTAILNPTQQRTFIGIGFAVPIENAASAAGSPPF, translated from the coding sequence ATGCGCAGGCCAGCTTTCTACAGTCGCTCGCCCCGCACGCCGCTCGATGACGCGGCCGATGCCGGGACGCCGCAGCAGCCCGACGGGTCCCCCGGCGACGCATCGGCTCCGGCCGCTGCACCTGCCGCCAAGCGTGGCTGGCAGCCCGGCCGCCGCAGCTTCGCGCTGCTGCTCGCGCTCAGCATCGGGTCGGCCGCCACCAGCGTCGCGTTGTGGCCGCGCCAGAACATCCGCCAGTACACGCAGAAGGACATCGACGCCGCCGTCCTGCGCACCCTGCACACCGCCACCCTGCCCTCGCCGGCCGCCAAGGCCGCAGAGATCATCCGTCCCTCGGTGGTGCGCGTGGTGGGCTACGGTCCCGAGAAGAAAACGCCCGAAGCCCAGACCCAGAAGCAGGGCCGCAACATGGCCAAGGGCAAGGCGCCGGAGGCGCAGCCGGACGAGCCGCCCGGCGAGGTCGAGCGTGGCGTCGGCACCGGCGTTGTGATCGTCGACAAGGGCATCATCCTCACCAACCTGCACGTGGTCGCGGGCGCCGAGAAGATCAAGGTCACCTTCGCCGACGGCCTCGAGGCACCCGCCGTCATCACCGGCGTGCAGCCCGAGAACGACCTGGCCGTGTTGCAGGCCCAGAAGCTGCCCGACGACCTGATCCCGGCCGTGATGCGCTCGACCGCCGACCTGCAACCCGGCGACCAGGTGGCCGCCGTGGGCTTTCCCTTCGGCATCGGGCCGTCGGTTTCCGCAGGCGTCGTCTCGGGCCTCAAGCGCTCTTTCCGCTCGCCGGAAGGCAAGCAGGAGCTCGGGAACCTGATCCAGTTCGACGCCGCCGCCAACCCAGGCAACTCGGGCGGGCCGCTCGTCAACATGAACGGCGAGGTGCTCGGCATCGTCACCGCCATCCTCAACCCCACGCAGCAGCGCACCTTCATTGGCATCGGATTTGCAGTACCGATCGAGAACGCCGCCTCGGCCGCCGGTTCGCCGCCCTTCTGA
- a CDS encoding gamma-glutamyltransferase family protein, translating to MKFDYANLYSSTRIPIFARNVVSTSHPLAAQAGLRILQQGGNAVDAAVATAAVMTLVEPVSNGLGSDAFCIVWDGEKLHGLNASGCSPAAWTPEYFLRKYGKDARTPPQRGIDSVTVPGAVGSWVALSEHFGKLPFEDLMAPAIEIAERGYLVPPVVQQKWAAGTPILQSQPGFGEAFLPWGRAPEVGELFRFPAAARALRAIATTKGAAFYSGEIAEALEKFSSAQGGSLKVRDLANWKPEWVAPIAQDYRGYTVHEMPPNGQGIAALIALGILQNFDMGSMPIDSVAAQHLQIEAMKLAFADTYRYVSDPSSMEVSPLQMLDGAYLASRARLIDVNKAQDFKAGNPVKGGTIYLTAADESGMMVSFIQSNYMGFGSGCVEPSFGISLQNRGHGFSLDANSPNVVEPRKRPFHTIIPAFLTKDGQPVMSFGVMGGNMQPQGHMQTLVRMLDHGQNPQAACDAPRWRFNHGLEINAEGAMKPELVQGLGALGHKVEVINDSYQDFGAGQFIWRAGDPAVEGYVAASDARRDGLAAGF from the coding sequence ATGAAGTTTGACTACGCCAACCTCTACTCCTCCACCCGCATCCCCATCTTCGCGCGCAACGTCGTCTCGACCTCGCACCCGCTCGCCGCCCAGGCTGGCCTTCGCATCCTGCAGCAGGGCGGCAATGCGGTCGATGCCGCCGTCGCGACCGCAGCCGTGATGACCCTTGTCGAGCCGGTGAGCAATGGCCTGGGCAGCGATGCCTTCTGCATCGTGTGGGACGGCGAGAAGCTGCACGGGCTCAATGCCTCGGGCTGCTCGCCGGCCGCCTGGACGCCGGAGTACTTCCTGCGCAAGTACGGCAAGGACGCCCGGACGCCGCCGCAACGCGGCATCGATTCGGTCACGGTGCCCGGCGCCGTGGGCAGCTGGGTCGCGCTGTCCGAGCACTTCGGCAAGTTGCCCTTCGAGGACCTGATGGCGCCAGCGATCGAGATCGCCGAGCGCGGCTACCTGGTGCCGCCCGTGGTGCAGCAGAAGTGGGCCGCCGGCACGCCGATCCTGCAATCGCAGCCTGGCTTCGGCGAAGCCTTCCTGCCCTGGGGCCGCGCGCCCGAGGTCGGCGAGCTGTTCCGCTTTCCGGCCGCGGCCCGCGCGCTCAGGGCGATCGCCACCACCAAGGGCGCTGCCTTCTACAGCGGCGAGATCGCCGAGGCCCTGGAAAAGTTCTCGAGCGCCCAGGGCGGCAGCCTCAAGGTGCGCGACCTCGCGAACTGGAAGCCGGAATGGGTGGCGCCGATCGCGCAGGACTACCGCGGCTACACCGTGCACGAGATGCCGCCCAATGGCCAGGGCATTGCGGCACTGATCGCGCTGGGCATCCTGCAGAACTTCGACATGGGCTCGATGCCGATCGACTCGGTGGCCGCGCAGCACCTGCAGATCGAGGCGATGAAGCTGGCCTTCGCCGACACCTACCGCTACGTGTCGGACCCATCGTCGATGGAGGTGTCCCCGCTGCAAATGCTCGACGGCGCGTATCTCGCCTCCCGTGCCAGACTCATCGACGTGAACAAGGCACAGGACTTCAAGGCCGGCAACCCGGTCAAGGGCGGCACGATCTATCTCACCGCGGCCGACGAGAGCGGCATGATGGTGAGCTTCATCCAGAGCAACTACATGGGCTTCGGCTCCGGCTGCGTGGAGCCGTCCTTCGGCATCAGCCTGCAGAACCGCGGGCACGGCTTCAGCCTGGACGCCAACAGCCCCAACGTGGTGGAGCCGCGCAAGCGCCCCTTCCACACCATCATCCCGGCCTTCCTGACGAAGGACGGGCAGCCGGTGATGAGCTTCGGCGTGATGGGCGGGAACATGCAGCCGCAGGGCCACATGCAGACCCTCGTCCGTATGCTGGACCATGGCCAGAACCCGCAGGCCGCTTGCGACGCGCCGCGCTGGCGCTTCAACCATGGGCTGGAGATCAACGCCGAAGGGGCGATGAAGCCGGAACTCGTGCAAGGCCTCGGCGCGCTCGGCCACAAGGTCGAGGTGATCAACGATTCCTACCAGGACTTCGGCGCCGGCCAGTTCATCTGGCGCGCAGGCGATCCGGCAGTGGAAGGCTACGTGGCGGCGAGCGACGCGCGCCGCGACGGCCTCGCCGCCGGGTTCTGA
- a CDS encoding tripartite tricarboxylate transporter TctB family protein, whose amino-acid sequence MKIKSQKDFFAGLMFTVVGIAFAWGATTYNVGTGARMGPGYFPLMLGILLGVLGIIVIFTALAIETVDGEPVGKIAWRPLAFIIGSNLIFGILLGGLPSVGLPAMGLIAAIYALVLVAGLAGEQYSVKASLVLATILAMGSYVAFVVLLKLQFQVWPTFITG is encoded by the coding sequence GTGAAAATCAAAAGTCAGAAAGACTTTTTTGCGGGTCTGATGTTCACCGTCGTCGGCATTGCCTTCGCATGGGGAGCGACGACCTACAACGTCGGCACCGGCGCCCGCATGGGTCCCGGCTACTTTCCGTTGATGTTGGGCATCCTGCTCGGTGTTCTTGGGATCATCGTGATCTTCACCGCGCTGGCCATCGAGACGGTGGACGGCGAACCGGTGGGCAAGATCGCCTGGCGACCGCTGGCCTTCATCATCGGCTCCAACCTGATCTTCGGCATCCTGCTGGGTGGCCTGCCCAGTGTCGGGCTGCCGGCCATGGGGCTGATCGCCGCCATCTACGCGCTGGTGCTCGTCGCGGGTCTCGCGGGCGAGCAGTACAGCGTCAAAGCAAGCCTGGTCCTCGCCACCATCCTGGCCATGGGCAGCTATGTCGCCTTCGTGGTCCTGCTCAAGCTGCAGTTCCAGGTCTGGCCTACCTTCATCACCGGCTGA